Below is a genomic region from Primulina eburnea isolate SZY01 chromosome 9, ASM2296580v1, whole genome shotgun sequence.
ctcacggatcttatttatgagacgaatctcttatttgagtcatccatgaaaaaatattactttcaaGATTGGGTGTTTACATCgagatattttaatttttaacctcagtcaattatttaattaagaaaataatttcaaatatacacAAAGAGatcattttcttaaataaatagttGATCGGAgttattttgcaaattttcCTATTTACATTTTGTCCAACACTTGAGTCTCTTAATGTGGTTACGCCTTATACGGGATGTTAccactaaattaaattaatcattCACCAATAAGCAACATAAAAAAAATCCCCACCCCACCGCCGACGAATTGTATAATTTGCTTTTCCTACCCAAACAAACCGAtttattcttttaaaaaattattttagtttGGATATATTAGTATCAacgaaaaattaaaatgaaaaaaattatccaTCATGTCTAAATCttttatttaaatcatataCTAATTATAATCATAGCACGAATAATTCTTAGATTTTCGTATACTGCaactatataaataatttgaaGATCATAATCGGCACAAAACGATATTTCGAAaaaattaacaatttaaatattatttctctTATCTGAAAATGGATTATTATTTTCTGCTTGTTTTTTTaatatgaaatttaaatggacaaaaacaaaaaataagaaAGGTAAACTACGTAGTTTTATATATTTGTTTCTAAAAACACACAAATGTCATAAAAAAAACATGAACACAAGGCACCGATTAAATAAAAACCCGAGATTGCATATTGTAaaaaaacagtaaacaaaaaGGGGTACACATCAACTAATCCAAGCTCAATTCTTGCTGGTATCCTTGGTGGATAGTTGGGCCTTGGGATTGGTGGCTCCACCGCCGGTGACGGTGGGGGCGTCTGTGGAGGCGGCGGCTCCACGGCCAGGTTGAGGCTGGAGGTGACCTTGTGTACCATACCCTTGCTGCTTGTAATCTTCCAAATCCTTGTACTGTGTGTAAGGACTTGTTTCGACGGGCAACCCTTCTACATTTTCTTGCTTCTTCTCACCATCTTGCTTCTTCTCCATGATTCTTCAGATCTTTTGCGATATTTTTATGGGTAAGATTGGACAAATAAGTTGTGTTATTTATaagggtttaaaaaaaaaagagaaaaagaaaattatacAATTACGTATTTTTTGTAAGGCGACACGAATCATGGAGCTGCCAGTTCTTGCATGAGGTGTCCATTTCTGAGTGACCGGAGGCTAAATGCATGGAAAGCCACGATTGAATTTGTATCTATCCATATTGCTTTATTTATTCATCTTTTACTATTACTATAATTTTTTAACATAtccatatttatttcttttaattttttatatgttcTTTTTTTGCCCTTTTTTCCTGGTAGATAGGGTGGGCCTGTGCTACGATTTACGATGATA
It encodes:
- the LOC140840543 gene encoding uncharacterized protein produces the protein MEKKQDGEKKQENVEGLPVETSPYTQYKDLEDYKQQGYGTQGHLQPQPGRGAAASTDAPTVTGGGATNPKAQLSTKDTSKN